One window from the genome of Nicotiana tomentosiformis chromosome 5, ASM39032v3, whole genome shotgun sequence encodes:
- the LOC104107934 gene encoding agamous-like MADS-box protein AGL90, giving the protein MAGKKHKNSSKMSESEKKALILKRTRSLFKQAKELSILCAIQIAIIVFSPWETSPIYWPSEAQATEIFKNYLKKPEVVRMKKLIKLETYLSEKEKAKEEDIRKMEQKNDEMEMEFLFCELIKGKSMNELDVRQTKGLLKLAALKKAKLEEMKKQLAEQNDQPKQGNDNAAGAW; this is encoded by the coding sequence ATGGCTGGCAAGAAGCATAAGAACAGTAGCAAAATGAGTGAAAGTGAGAAAAAAGCCCTCATTTTGAAAAGAACAAGAAGTTTGTTTAAGCAAGCAAAAGAGCTCTCGATTTTATGTGCTATACAAATCGCAATAATTGTTTTTAGTCCTTGGGAAACTAGTCCTATTTATTGGCCATCTGAAGCTCAAGCCACGGAGATATTCAAGAATTATTTAAAGAAACCTGAGGTTGTAAGGATGAAGAAGTTAATTAAACTTGAAACCTACCTCTCAGAAAAAGAGAAGGCCAAGGAAGAAGATATTAGAAAAATGGAGCAAAAGAATGATGAAATGGAAATGGAGTTCCTGTTCTGTGAACTTATTAAGGGAAAGAGCATGAATGAACTTGATGTTAGACAAACTAAAGGTTTGTTAAAGCTAGCTGCTCTTAAGAAGGCTAAACTTGAGGAAATGAAGAAACAACTAGCTGAGCAAAATGATCAACCAAAACAAGGTAATGACAACGCTGCTGGAGCCTGGTGA